A genomic segment from Montipora foliosa isolate CH-2021 chromosome 9, ASM3666993v2, whole genome shotgun sequence encodes:
- the LOC137971037 gene encoding uncharacterized protein yields the protein MGKKMSVEEVSATGVLDVIQQRANAQRDHTRGTSRTAALWLQYMEMVNILRTFIKAERTANWELHLQAVSEMLPYLAASGHNLYVKCARLYLQSMSSLRDDHPVVYRDFVSGFHVVRRSDRLWAGLSTDLVIEQVLMRSLKTSGGLTRGRGFTEQQRLIWLLSMPACAETNRAMQELTGVKSNSGEQNKDMSKARQKRDAKDTLVILTTFADRDPFSADPNLRNIMTGVNADNAVNVDRARAIGEKILSSMTGKSATDYTFKRSSQAVTLAAKSSVRIESDTVQVDPQLLFQRLIVACNRSDDIQGLFRYELCSYPAALFDSSLTLRQPQKPVLADAIWAKLSSTAISGPEGDVQHVLDGGALLHRIPWPRGSATYQDICGLYCSYVTKKYGNAIVVFDGYDDTSTKNMTHQRRAAGKAGATVTFTENMKVTLKKDNFLANPKNKQRFINMLSRFLKEDNCPTYHAEGDADVLIVKTAVESARERNTVLVGDDTDLLVLLCFYTSSDSFDLYFKPEPKANSRRRVWNMKKVKEQLGDDVCHDLLFLHAILGCDTTSRVHGIGKAAALKKYVNSLHFREQAKVFNSSSTVDDIVVAGENALVSLYGGKPGEKLDGMRYQRYCEKLATNSSQIQPQNLPPTSAAARHHSLRVYLQVKQWKGENEGMSLEDYGWKVTEGQVLPRMTDLPAAPESLLQMIRCNCSLDCASARCTCRKHGLECSPACGHCRGTACTNSSIQFDEDDTQDE from the coding sequence ATGGGAAAGAAAATGTCTGTCGAGGAAGTGAGTGCTACAGGCGTCCTGGATGTCATTCAACAACGTGCCAATGCACAGCGCGATCATACCAGAGGTACAAGCCGCACAGCCGCGTTGTGGTTACAATACATGGAAATGGTCAACATCCTACGTACCTTCATCAAGGCAGAACGCACAGCCAACTGGGAGCTCCATCTTCAAGCAGTCTCAGAAATGTTACCATACCTTGCTGCATCGGGTCACAACCTGTACGTCAAGTGCGCGCGATTATATCTTCAGTCAATGAGCAGTCTTCGTGATGACCATCCTGTTGTCTACCGAGATTTTGTATCGGGCTTTCATGTGGTAAGGAGGAGTGATCGTCTTTGGGCAGGATTGTCAACCGATCTAGTTATCGAGCAAGTACTGATGCGAAGCCTGAAGACAAGTGGGGGCCTAACAAGAGGAAGAGGCTTCACAGAACAGCAACGACTCATCTGGTTGTTGTCTATGCCGGCCTGTGCTGAGACAAACCGGGCAATGCAAGAGCTGACGGGCGTGAAGTCCAACTCGGGTGAGCAAAACAAGGACATGTCCAAGGCCAGACAAAAGCGGGATGCGAAGGACACACTTGTCATCCTCACAACCTTTGCAGACAGGGATCCTTTTTCAGCCGACCCTAACCTCCGAAACATCATGACGGGTGTGAACGCTGACAATGCTGTTAATGTTGATCGCGCTAGAGCTATTGGAGAGAAGATATTGTCCTCAATGACAGGGAAATCAGCGACAGATTACACGTTCAAGCGTAGTTCCCAAGCTGTTACCCTTGCTGCAAAGTCGTCTGTCAGGATTGAAAGCGACACTGTGCAGGTAGATCCACAACTACTATTTCAGCGACTTATTGTTGCCTGCAACAGGTCAGATGATATACAGGGTTTGTTTCGCTACGAACTGTGCAGTTATCCAGCGGCTTTGTTCGATTCTTCTCTGACGCTGAGGCAGCCGCAAAAACCAGTTCTTGCTGATGCTATATGGGCAAAGCTGTCATCTACTGCCATTTCAGGGCCAGAAGGAGACGTTCAGCATGTATTAGATGGTGGAGCTCTACTCCATCGCATCCCGTGGCCTCGAGGGTCAGCAACCTATCAGGATATCTGTGGATTATACTGCAGCTATGTGACCAAGAAGTACGGAAACGCCATCGTCGTGTTTGATGGCTACGATGACACGTCTACAAAGAACATGACACACCAGAGGAGAGCAGCAGGGAAAGCCGGAGCAACTGTCACCTTCACAGAGAACATGAAAGTCACACTGAAGAAGGATAATTTCCTCGCTAACCCTAAGAACAAGCAACGGTTCATCAACATGCTGAGTCGTTTTCTTAAGGAGGACAACTGCCCAACCTATCATGCTGAAGGCGACGCCGATGTACTGATTGTCAAGACAGCCGTAGAGTCTGCTAGAGAAAGAAATACTGTCCTTGTAGGGGATGATACTGATTTACTTGTACTGCTGTGCTTCTACACCAGTTCAGATAGCTTCGACCTGTATTTCAAGCCAGAACCAAAGGCAAACTCCAGAAGAAGAGTTTGGAACATGAAGAAAGTAAAAGAGCAGTTAGGTGATGATGTCTGTCACGACCTATTATTTCTTCACGCCATCTTGGGATGCGACACCACCTCCCGCGTCCATGGCATAGGCAAGGCGGCAGCCTTAAAGAAATATGTCAACTCGTTACACTTCAGAGAGCAAGCAAAGGTTTTTAACTCCTCTTCCACAGTCGATGATATCGTGGTAGCAGGCGAAAATGCGCTGGTATCCCTCTACGGAGGAAAACCTGGGGAGAAACTAGACGGCATGCGCTACCAACGGTACTGTGAGAAACTGGCGACCAATAGTTCTCAAATACAGCCTCAGAATCTTCCTCCGACGTCAGCAGCAGCCCGGCATCATAGCCTAAGAGTGTACCTGCAAGTGAAGCAATGGAAAGGCGAAAACGAAGGCATGTCATTAGAGGACTATGGATGGAAGGTGACGGAAGGCCAGGTACTCCCTCGGATGACTGACCTACCAGCCGCACCAGAGTCGCTTCTGCAGATGATAAGGTGTAACTGCTCGTTAGATTGTGCCAGCGCAAGATGCACCTGCCGTAAACATGGTCTAGAGTGTTCACCTGCATGTGGCCACTGCAGAGGTACGGCGTGTACAAATtcttcaatccagtttgacgaAGATGACACCCAAGATGAGTAA